A genomic stretch from Desulfohalobium retbaense DSM 5692 includes:
- a CDS encoding selenobacteriocin has translation MAASEVKTYLTGLCLTALLSGASLAAPSVVVGSSGUGSGGSTETSAGGTGQTDGTTSDQEHLQNGNATSTHDAGTSEEERGGSG, from the coding sequence ATGGCCGCCAGTGAAGTCAAAACCTATCTAACCGGGCTGTGCCTGACGGCACTGCTCTCCGGGGCCAGCCTGGCCGCGCCGAGCGTGGTCGTGGGGTCTTCGGGCTGAGGCAGCGGCGGGAGTACCGAAACCAGTGCCGGCGGCACTGGCCAAACCGACGGAACGACCAGTGATCAGGAACATCTTCAAAACGGCAATGCGACTTCAACCCATGATGCCGGCACCTCTGAGGAGGAGCGCGGCGGCAGTGGCTGA